atcacaaacTTTGATGCTTCTGATATGAAACAGAATCTGAGCTTTCATATTCTGTCAATTACAAAATCCTGTATAGTGTACAGCATTAGTTCAGAGAGATCTCTTTCCTTGAGAAAAACTGGCATGTACTATACCTGATATATCCAAAAGAATCAATATCGAAAAATTGAAATCACAAGCTTGTGAACCCAAACATGAAATGTGTAAATTCCCAGCCCTAATCATGACAGTAACATGGTCTTTGTTGAACATCACCAACCACGTTCAGTGCTCGACAGTGTGTCCAGTGACGCGCTGCTCTGAGAATCATTCTCCACAATCACAAACGGCCCGAGAACTTTACGCGCCGACACGCCTGTGAAGAAAGTCAGGTTGTTAATGCTCGCGTCCCGCTTCAGAAGAAACGCTCGTGATGGCAGGATCACGTACCGTCCATCATGGCGTCTGTCCTCCACAGGCAGGTGGAGTCGCAGCAGGAACAGGCGTAACTCTGGGACGGGTCATCCAGAAGCTCCCATCTACAACAGAACGATCATCACAACGGATTTACAACCTCCTGTGGCTCTACATGAGGTCCAGACATTCAACAGCCAAACCACACAGAAACCGAAGCGTCTGTGAAGGACCTGTGCTGCTCCTGCACGTAGTGACACGCCTTCCGGTCCATGTTCAAGCTCTGGACGGCAAACGCTTCCAGGTCACAGTGAAGGAAAATCTGCCCAAAACAGTGACCAACTGAGAATGACATCAAGCAATGAAAGCTCAACAAGGTGACAAACACAGAAACAGCTGCCCTCACCTTCTCTCCGAGAGCAAACTTGAAGGCTTCGAGATAGAGCCGTATTTCATCAGGACGCTGCCGCGGCAGAAAGCTTGAGTTTCCTGCTTTACTTTCCATCAGACACCTGTGAGACGATCATTAAACATGCAGAGCAGTACCATTACTTGTGGGCTTTTTATGGAATAGTGGTTTATCGGTgcacatttgttttaaattcacgtgtctcgtaatcttgaatcagaataacttcccctccctcttgcagcgacatctctttaCTGATGACgtgggcggggcaacctgtaattcatgagatccaccaatagcaaaccacaaccatccaatcaattcataCCCTGCGTTGGCGATGATGGGATGCACCTGAGTGGCGCGGCTGATGTCGGCATCGGTGGCGAACACGCAGCTCTCCAGGTAGATCCGCAGTGGCCTGTGGCTCCACGGCTCCACCGTGGCTCTGACGGGAATACTGGAGCCCAGTTTAAACGTCAGAGATGGAGCAGGACCGCTGAAATCAGCTGCAGAAATCAATGCTTGTCTGATCAGAGTCATGCAGAAACATCCTCCTGCACATGCCATTCACGTGTTCATATGCGAGTTCAGCAGCACGCGTCTCTTTCCCCATCTGACCCTACGGACACTGTTGAGTTGATTTTAAATCGTAAAGCACTACATTTAGCATACATGTGTTATTGTTAATGTAAGAACCAACCGTATATGTACCCCGTTTTACTTTCATAGTGTGacatatttgagtgaaacatatgaagtaaaaaaaaaaaattatgcatgGTACATCTTAATTATGACAGTCAGTTATGACTATTACTTCTTAATCTCATTTATGACTTTGTgacaatttcgactttttaaacctcataattatgactttaatcTCAATTTCGAGCTTTTGAATtgataattatgactttttaatcttGTAAATTCAGTTTCTTAATCTCAACTTTGACTATctaaattttgacttttaaatctcataatggctgtcaatttaaactttttaatataataacttTGTATGTCAATTATGATTTACAGAAGTATGGTTTATTTCCCTTTTTTGTGATTAAATGGGTTTCTAGATcaacaagatatttaaagtccccctgtagtcagtaattttatcccttaaaactaatctttgatcaccaaaatgacaatttcttcatgccttaaataTAACTTGAATGTAACtaacccttgcctcatttagtatacgctgATCTATGAATATattccactcactcgcacagactcagagatccactcggtcaacttactgaggtaaacgctgcacaattttatcgctttttacaatgtcggacacataaaggtaattaatatgattagccttttgcttgactatgttatcaaacagctaataatgtgttgctaatgttacatgTCTCCCTTACTTCAGACTCAGACCAGTCACAAttatatgctaaagcccgctggcacgttgacgtgattggttacaaggtagtttgtgacgcaagaaacaccagcgatttcaaaccgcgtttttgaaactgtcttcgATCACTGCGGTTTtaaagaaaatactcagcaatggtgttgatttatgaatttgcacatggtttgtcttaaagcacagCCTATTAAAAGCATCatagacaaaaacaaacaaaaaagcagaacattaataagtttaatCCATGAGGCTGGCAAAAAGTGTCTCAAAGTTCTTTCAGATGTGGAGCAAGTCACTATTTGAATGAAAGTCTATGAAGAAAACTAAACGGGGAAAAAGCGAGTTTCACTGACTGTTCATGATCTCCATGTTGAAGGTCTCCGGTCCTTCAGTCACGTCCGGTTCCTCAGCGCTGAACGCGCTCTCCTCACCTACAGGTCTGTGCCAAACAAGACAAACACTTGAACCAAAACTCACATTCATCCCACAATCATGACTGATGCCAGATCACTTACAAGTCATAGACACACTGAATCGACTGTGAAATGAAGGGAAGTCCAGGTCGTCGCTCATAGATCAGCATGTTGGAGTACGTCACTTGGCCCGCCACCACCTTTGAACGCAGTGGAAGAGAATCAGCGAGAGATTGTTCTGCGTCAAAGtctctttaagacaagtcatttcactcagcggccatctttgaaacgcctctcgggcatgtagctcctatctctttgaataggGAAACAtcattctccaaagctgttcaagCTTACGATTAAGTTTCACATTTGAagtcaccaatgaaatctgacaacagctgtctcataaattgtttctaaacgctcgaatcatgacaaaaaaaacgaATTTTTCAAGCTGGATCAAGCcaatgcgcagtcctaagtgcgcGTCTGATTGTTTCtaataggaaccggagcttctaacggccgctgcagtgacgcgataactgtaccaatcagcgattggctcttatttagatgGCGgaacttattccgccatattgcgcgttgcactttctcccattcataataatacgagtgacgcgtctatctatatataaaaactttgTGTTTGCTCTGATTCAGCTCAGTACCTGCTTGATGAAGCCACAGTCATGCAGTAAAGCACGGAAGAGCAGAGTGTCCTTGGACACCAGGGACCTCGGCGGACAGTTTCCCAGCAGAGCTCTGGACGGATCCACCTTCTGGGAGAAATCCAGCCCAGGCCTCCAGCGCACCGTGACCCAATCATCAATGCCGCAGTCTATAGAGAAATCTGAACACAAACCGCTTCGGTTAACCTGACAGACACGACATCAAATGAAGCAGGAATAAAGAACACACCTTTCTGTGCCATTGTAGTGGCCACAAACATCAACAACAACCTCGCTGAAATCATTTTCAGCCAAACAGGAACGCAAGCGCCTCTCGTGCTTTAGTGGAGCTGATGGTAATCAAGTAAATCAGTAACCAGCCGCTCACTCACAGGTGTAaaatcacaacacacacacctgaCAAACACAAGgcactgattcttgagataaagggacaaaacatattttagaagttagtttttattatttaataatacattgttTTAAACAGATATATTTGTACACAAAGTTCTCAGCTAATGAACCATGTAAGGGAATaggtttttctgaaaatgttttttctttctttctaaaaatgtacattcactTCAGAACTTAATTTGTGTCAGCTCCGTCAGacacattaaaaagcattttaatttGATCCATCCAATAACAGTGTAAAGTCTTCAATTATGTAATAATGGTGTTCAGTGAAGGAGCtaagtgaaaaaataaattcttttaatattaaaaatatataaccaATGTTCTTAGGTAAATCAGACATGATATCATGTAGTTCAgttgatgttttaatattttaacacaatgaattgaaaaaaagaataagacatttcttttaaaatgaacaaaaacctTCACCTGACGGTGttaaatactgacggagttgacaaatactgacggagttgacaaatactgatgaAGCTGACAAATACtaatggagttgacaaatactgacggagttgacaaatactaatggagttgacaaatactgacgaagttgacaaatactgacggagttgacaaatactaatggagttgacaaatactgatgaAGCTGACAAATACtaatggagttgacaaatactgacggagttgacaaatactaatagagttgacaaatactgatgaAGTTGACAAATACtaatggagttgacaaatactgacggagttgacaaatactaatggagttgacaaatactgatgaAGTTGACAAATACtaatggagttgacaaatactgatgaagctgacaaatactgacgaagttgacaaatactgacggagttgacaaatactaatggagttgacaaatattgtcggagttgacaaatactgacggagttgacaaatactaatggagttgacaaatattgtcgg
This Ctenopharyngodon idella isolate HZGC_01 chromosome 5, HZGC01, whole genome shotgun sequence DNA region includes the following protein-coding sequences:
- the LOC127513405 gene encoding zona pellucida sperm-binding protein 3-like, with product MISARLLLMFVATTMAQKDFSIDCGIDDWVTVRWRPGLDFSQKVDPSRALLGNCPPRSLVSKDTLLFRALLHDCGFIKQVVAGQVTYSNMLIYERRPGLPFISQSIQCVYDLPVGEESAFSAEEPDVTEGPETFNMEIMNTDFSGPAPSLTFKLGSSIPVRATVEPWSHRPLRIYLESCVFATDADISRATQVHPIIANAGCLMESKAGNSSFLPRQRPDEIRLYLEAFKFALGEKIFLHCDLEAFAVQSLNMDRKACHYVQEQHRWELLDDPSQSYACSCCDSTCLWRTDAMMDGVSARKVLGPFVIVENDSQSSASLDTLSSTERGLGEFPVWLLVVAIVALLVTVMGVLAVSYYLCFWRGGRMGYRPSRDLLTKY